AAGTGTGTTGAGTCCCGAGCAGCCTTGCGTTATTTATCCCGGGAATACCCAAGGGGTAAGTATTCGTGAAACGGGTCCGCGCGGCTGTTACTTAATTGAGGTTGATGAACACGGTAAGGTTACGCCGATTTTTATTAGTACGGAAGTAATTCGGTGGGAAAAGGCGGAATGTAATATCGCCGGTATGGAGCAGCTCAATGAACTAATTGCCAGCCTGCATAAAATCAAGGACGATGTCCGCCGGGCTGCTGAAGGGCGCGGGACCATTCTAAGAATTGGCCTGGTGGGGCGCGGAACGCTCGACAAGGCGCTGCGCGGCACAAGCAAGGCATTTTCACTAAATTTAGAAAGCGATTTAATTGAGCATCTCCGGCAAAATGAGGACACGAGAACTGATTTTGTTTGGCTGGAATCTATAGCTGTAAATACCCGGCCCGAAATTGACCTTGAAATCCGACGTAAGGCGCCCGATTTTGTTGGTGATTTCTTGCGGCGCTCAGCCGAAGTGCGGCAAAGTATAGCTTGCTTAAATCCGCTGGACAAGCGTCAAGAGCTTAAAAAGGTTATTAGCGGTTATTTAGGTGGCCGCCCTGAATTTAATAAAATTTCTTTCATCCTGGAAGACATGGCGGATGATGAACTGTTTAGATTGCTCGAGGAGGCCGAAACAATAGGGCTGAATCTATTGGTTGATGGTGAAGAAATATGAAAATAAAAAATATCTATATAGATGGCTTTGGGATTTACAATAATCAATCGCTCAAGAATATCGCTGATGGTTTGGTCGTGTTTAGCGGAAATAATGAGAGCGGTAAAAGTACACTGATGCAGTTTCTTAGAAATGCATTTTATGGCAATAAACGAGCCAAAAACCCGTACAAACCTGTTAGGGGAGGCATGTTTGGCGGCAGTATTGATGTTGTCTTGGATGACGGTCAGCAGTACATGCTCCGGTGGGATAACAAGGGTATTACCGTCACAAATACTGACGGGGTCAGCCCTGGCATAAATCCTCAGAAGGTATGGCTGGGCGGACTTGAACGGGAAACCTATGAAAGCATTTTTTCGATTGGCCTTCAAGAACTGCAGGGCCTTAAGCTGCTCGACCGCGATGATGTACGGGGGCGGTTCTTTGCTGCAGGGGCGGGGTTGAATGCTGTAGCGTTAAATAACGCATATCAGAATATAGATGCTAAGTTGGCAAGTTTGCTGAAACAGCGGGGGGACTCAGTAATTAGCCGCCTGCTTAATGAGAAAAAGACTGCCGATAATCAGGCATGCGATTTAGAAGGTGAAGACCGGGAATATGCCGCGACCCAGGCTGAATGCTACGCTTTGCAGAAATTAATCAGCCAAGCAGGAGAAGAACTTGAAAATACAAATCAACGGTTGATTCGACTTAGTGAACTTAGCAAGGCACGCGAGCCATGGGCTGAACTGCAGATTCTGCAAGAAAGGGCTGCTGAGCTGGAATATGCAAAAATATTTCCCGGAAATGGTGAAGTGCGCTATGAAGGATTGCTAGCCGGTGCTGAAGCTTTGAGTAGC
This portion of the Veillonellaceae bacterium genome encodes:
- a CDS encoding DNA repair exonuclease is translated as MKRSVPFKFIHCADLHLATPFEGMFDKVPPAIGLALQDATFRAFDKVVQAAVLHQVDFVVIAGDIYDGVRHSTRAQIKFAEALEELTGQGIKCLIAHGNHDPLEAWRAQYSLPNGVHRFGFETVECVPVAKEGKVIANIYGISHAVFNVEENLAKRFKHIDKSIFSVGVLHCNVGKMNDDRYAPCSLEDLRQSGLDYWALGHVHTKSVLSPEQPCVIYPGNTQGVSIRETGPRGCYLIEVDEHGKVTPIFISTEVIRWEKAECNIAGMEQLNELIASLHKIKDDVRRAAEGRGTILRIGLVGRGTLDKALRGTSKAFSLNLESDLIEHLRQNEDTRTDFVWLESIAVNTRPEIDLEIRRKAPDFVGDFLRRSAEVRQSIACLNPLDKRQELKKVISGYLGGRPEFNKISFILEDMADDELFRLLEEAETIGLNLLVDGEEI